In the Salvia miltiorrhiza cultivar Shanhuang (shh) chromosome 8, IMPLAD_Smil_shh, whole genome shotgun sequence genome, AATGAAGAAGCACTCGCGGAATGGTTACCTTCATCGACCTTGATCTCCAGAAGCTCCTCGATGGGCTGCCGGCATACGGGACACTTATTTGATTGGACCCTCAACTCTTTGGCGCAGTCGCTGCACAAACACTGCAAAACAGTAAAGTGGATTTAATGGGAGAGCGATAGATAACACGAGCATTATGCACACACGATATCGACAACAACAGATGACACCAGTAAAGGTTTCATTGTTGCAACCAGGATTTAATACTTAAAAAACAttctttttggtttttttttctaCATGGGCGGGCAACAATGATTCTTGGAGGTTTTCCAGCTTGGTTAATTCATTTTGAAGAATCTCTAGTTGGTAAGGAATGGTTTCAATGATCAGCATATTTTGAACAAGATTCCCAGATAGTAGACAAGGTGGAAAACAATGAAAAACAATTCTTTTGATTCTGACTTAAACTAGATCAAACtaatgttggacgaattttcAGCACCCACAAGTTCATTTACTCGTTTCATTGCGCAATCACACTGTTCCTATTATATGCATATCCACTGTCCGTGAACAGACACAAAGAGGTTGAAGTTAAGGAAATTACCATGTGCCTACAGGGCAAGACAGCCGTGTTCTTGTCCTCAGTCAAACAAATGATACATTCTTTTCCCGATTCCACGTTGCTGATTGAAGCTTCACCTGAATCACTTATCCCAAAAATCTCACGCAACTCATAGCGTGCGCCATCAATTGCCAAAATCTGCTTTATCACTTTCGCTTGAAAACTCCCGTCACCCTTCTTTTGTAAGACAGCCTGAGTGATCTGAGCATGAGGAGATGCTTCATCTTTTGAACCCTCATCCACAGGTGTCGATGCTTGACATGACTCTGCTATAATTACAAGAGGGTAGATATCTTCTTCTGGAACAGGCTTTGACAGGTCATCGGTATCAAAGAAGCCTAAGTCCACGCCAGTTCCTGAAGGTTGGCAGAATTTCTGTCCTAGTCCTTTCTGAAATGGAATTTTAACTGGCACGATCTCTGGATAAACTGGAGAGAATTTACAGTTCTCTCCCTCCTTGGCAAAATAGAAGATAGTAATTCTGCAGTAAAAAGTGTAACATTAGATTAAAGAATCACTTAATACTTATTCTCCACACTGTATTGTTTGTTTTATAAGGAACTAAGAATCCACTCAATTTCATTATAGTTAACCTTTTTAAGCAAAAGAATCAGATCCTAAGATGTTACAGATAGATCATCAAAGACTCATTTGATTGTCTTATGGAAAAACAAGTTCAATCAGGGATTGGGCAGTTGAACTTTTCATGGAGAGAAGGTGACTAAGTTCCCCCATGTTTAAGGGAGAATCTATGTAGATGCTGAGACACACACACCTCTAACCTAAGAAACTTTTCATGTGAAGCTAATTCAAGCTGTCTGCTATTCATTTATTAACGGTTCAGGAACAGCAACGAATTCTAGTTAAATCTCCAGTTACATCAGACAGCAATGCAACTCCGTTGGTATTGCAAAATTCTACCTTCAACTCCAAATGGAAATGACATGATACGTAGTCAAATTCATGCAGGAAATTACCTTTTGGGACAGAGAGAAAAAATGAAGCAATTGAGCCGATTTTCGCAAACAGTCTTAAGCTAATATAGAAATGCAAATAGAAACAAATGACATATACGCGGTCTGCATAAAGAAGGCATCCACTATAGTTACACAACCTAAAAGTGTGCAGAAACCTATTTCGTTCCAATTGATGATCAAATATTTGCAGTGATAAGCTTAAGCCAATCAGAAAGATTTAACTCTTAGCTACAAGTGATCAACTTCTTAGTCTGTTTTATCAGTAATCTACACAATTCAATTAGGCCGATCAATGTAGATCGGATCCCCAAAACCGgctaaagagaaaaaaaaatcttatcaAAGAAAAGGGCAAATCAACATCAAGACGAATTCCGAACTCAAAAACCGGAAATTGGAATCTACCTTCCATCAACCAAGGCATCAAAAGTGAAGGTAACCAAGTGGCAATCAGGAGAGAGATCATCCAATTGAAGCCTAATGGTGTCTTTGTGAACATTGACATCGTTTTTGACCTTCTTGGCGCTCTGGTGATCCACATAGGGAGCGGGCTGCAGAGGCGGCAGCTGCGGGAGGGGGGCGGCGGAGGGGCCCCAGCCGCTGATCTGGGGGACGTAATAGGGGCGGTAGTTGTGGTGGCCCATCATATGGACGGGCCTCGAGTAGTAGCCGGAGAAGTTGTAGCTGTAGTTGTAAGGCGGCGGCGGGGGAGGGGCGTAAGGGGGCGGAAGAAGCGCGGGATAGGGGGCGGCTGAATGAGGGGCGTTGGCCGCGAAAGCATAGCTGGTTGTGGCTGGATTGCAGCTGCTGGGGGGCGGGGCCCGGGGCGGTGGAGTTGGTGGCGGAGGGGGGTTTGACGAGGAGAAGGTGGGAGGGGGTGGGGGAAGTGGTAGTGGTGGGGGTGGGGCTTGCTGATTCTCGTGGCGGCGCCTTTTGCTCCAGGAGAGGCCCATGGCggcggcgggcggcggcggcgggcggCGGAGGTGGAGGAGGAATAAAACTTGACGTTTGGAAAGAGGAATAAATACttaaaaagaattgaaaattgaaataagtTGACGTTCTATGCAATTCCTTTGGCTGGagcgactttttttttttctactttttttgttttccttttaaATAAACAAAACCGTGTGTGATGTGTGTACTCGGATTTTTGAAAGATTTATACACGTTTTATATTTGAGAATGATGTAACAATTGCAAGAAAAGTACatattggatttttttttctaactagattatatatatatacaaccaaattttgtcattttgaatTAAAACTTTAAAAACCAGTCGTGATTGTACTTTTGGAATAATCATCTAAATTTTGTTGATATTTTAAGTGAGACGGTCAAAGGTTGTCGATGGATGAAGTCATGAGAGAGAATTGAGCTTGAATTCGAGGCATTTGTAAATGATTTAATTACTGCTTAAAATTGTTGAATTTCAATGGCAATGAGTAGGGTAGAGGCAACTTTGGAATAATCATATTTATCAGCAAAACTAGAGAGGAAAGAACAATGTTACTCTAACTTTGTACATATATAATGGAGAACTCATCATAATTGGATAACGAGTTTATAGGATTCGATACTCAATGAAAAAGAAGCTTAATATGATATAATCTAATGCCCTgtgattttgtttttgttcctaaaaaaagaaaagatcgATCTTGGTATGGTGTCttcaaattatatatacatagagGGGAAAAAAATACATCTAtgctatattaaaaagggagttctaaatttgaaattgatttgagtgGCAATTTGTAAAATAAAGAGGAATTTAAGGTTATAGTttaggtaaaaaaaaatgaaaaaaaaggtgTTACACAAAAAAACTGCTCTAATTTGTCGTTCaattatttacataattatTGAGCAAAAATCATATATAGATATGAaatgttatactccctctgtccatgaaagaacttcttaggagggagtggcacgagttttaagaaaaaatattgttaagtgtattgagagtggataaaaggtagttgagtgtattggagtggtgaaaatgtgttttaattaagattgagagttgtgaaaagtgaaaaagtaagaggattataagtggtgggatatagtctaaaaatagataggaagttcttttgtggatgtcccaaaaaggaaaaatgggaaattctttcgtggacgtaGCGAATATTATTTAATGAACGAATTGTCCAACAACATTCAAATATATCAAATGATGAATTGGTCGAGCAACAATTACAAACCTATTACAAATAAGATGTTGAAGAAATACTTAATAAATTGAGGTCGTAAATgatttctataatttttttaaatttattttgttaatttataGTAGATCTTTAATGAAATGTTAgtgattgttgatttattttttttgaaaaataaaattttgagaaTTCATATGAAAGGACTAATGCAGAAATTTTGGATGGTGATAGTTTTACCAATTTTTATTCCCTAGgttttctattttctattacCTCAATAAAAGTATtacttaatttatatatttaaataattttatatgtcCATTATCGTGTATATCTATACTAAattaaaaagtcaaaatttcaatttaatttcaaaatgagtgacaattttgtagttataataaaattgaaggtttatttgtaaactatacgttttttttttctttctaaaattgtgaattcgaataattataaaatatttaatttgcatATCAAAGTAAAGATCaagataagagctttaatttaatatattttacataaatatttgatttaaaatgtaaatattatatttatttaaagattaaaattagaaaaaatttatcttttctctcatttttttgaatgaatctatttttcaattcttttttatttttattttcatttttactcttttttttaccttttcataatatcaaattttattatgagtggatttttaaaatggccactttcatattgtaaagataaaaaatgtccactaaaataaaaaacataaaaaatgtccactgttaccaaaatacccttcacattaaaaattaaaaaaatgtccactttacatcacccctttaaaaaatcccgcaattcacaaccagtgtgaattcacaaccaaaaaattttgattgtgaattcacactggttgtgaattgagaattcacaaccagtcgaattcacaaccataattttttgtttgtgaattcacaactagtcgaattcacagtcaaaatttaattcacaaccagtcgaattcacaaccaaaatttaattcacaattagaattttttggttgtgaattcacaacaaacgaattcacaaccaaaatttaattcacaaccagatttatgttggttgtgaattcacaatcagtcgaattcacaacctgaatttaattcacaactagaatttattttgattgtgaattcaagtagttgtgagtttgagtttttaaagtttgaattcacaattaaaattgtaatttattttgattgtgaatttatagatttggttgtaaattcaagaatattaagttgtgaattcatcgagttagttgtgaattcaagaacattaagttgtgaattcatcgacctggttgtgaattcttaaatctagttgtgaatttaaaaacattaagttgtgaattcataaatgtggtcgtgaattcatagatctaattgtaaattcataaatctagttgtgaatttaagaacattaaaaataaatatacaaaatcacTATCATATTATCGTTTTGCAAATTCCTAAAAAATATAGCTCAACAGAAAATTAATTGTATCTAAATCAATTATACATCAGTGAAAAAAATTTCCTCTGTTTTTTCAcatctatttctcatttttttcataatcATTGATTAAATCCTTCAAAATCAAAGAGTCACAAACCAAGTTCATCCACATTGATTAATCAAAATTTTTTACACTGCTAACAAAGATCCAAACTCATGCTATCTAACTATATCAATCCAGCACAACCAGCTGCTGATATTTTTTACCAGCAATAGCAGCTTCCATCACCGCCACCTGATCCATCACTCAACCCTTTTCAAGAAATATCTTCATCAGATTCTTGGAGAAGCCGCTCACAAGCGCCACCCCCGGCTGGTTTGCCGGCACCGACGTCGCCCTCGAATCCCTCAAATTCCAAAACACAATCTCCGGTAAACATTCTCCGTATCCCTTCTCTCTGTACTTCCTCACGATCGCCCCATAATCCGTCTCCCACGGATTCATCGAAGCCTCATCGAATTACATATCACTGAACACAAACAGCCTCTTTATCATCTCATCCGCCTTCAGCTTCCCCTTCTCCGCCACTTTCAGTATCACATCGAACACCTTTTGGAAATCAGTGTTCATCACCCACTCCATTCTTCTCACAAACTCAATCTTCTCTTTCAAGCTTTCCCCTCTCACTATCTGGAGCTGAGGATTTTCGCTGAAGGTGATGAGCTTCCCCTTCCATGGCTCCTCGCTTAGCTCCGACACCAGAACTCCTAGCGCCACCGAAACCTCCATAGGGATTCCATCCATACTCCCAGAAACGTCACAGATTGCAAGGCAATTGCTCAATTTCCCAACCTTGGCCATGTCCTCCACCATTCTCTTCCATTGAAGCTCCGCCACTTGGCCGCCGTCATCTTCGTCATCCAAGGACGCGATTATCTGATGAGGAAGCAATGCACCGGCGGCGATCTTGGCTTTGCCCGACTTCACTTTCTCAAGATACACCTCCGGCAGCTGAAGCGCCCTCCGCAGCGGCACCAACACCTCCTTCCTCAGCCTATCCCTCACATCTATTTCTCATTCATCAAAGCTAAAACAAAACTCTCGACATAAATTGTGAAGGAAAAATAGATCGAAATTCTTCAATCTTGACAAAATCACTACAGCTTTGATCACATTAGATCGAAATTCTTCAATCCTCCTCAGACGCTGGAAAATTCTTCGGTGAAGAAGAAACGATCTCTTATAGAGGAAGAGGACCAAACGAAAccctagagagagagatcgaaaCTGCAGCAcagagaagagagggagagggagagaagagagagagagaagagaggatcCGTTGCCGCTGTGCGTCGCGCTGGTGGTGGTTCGCTGTGCAGCGGTGGCCGGCGACTGTGGAGCGGCGGCaaggacgagagagagagggagagtcgaagagggagagggagagggagagggagagaagagagagagagaagagtgtacgatagagagagaagagaaagggAGAGAAATATGGtttacttttttaatttttattggtaggggtaattttgtacttttacacaaaaactagccactttttattatttttatcttagtggataatttttatctttacaatatgaaagtggatagttttatatattagctcttttattattgtgaattcttctttattttttttaatattaagttcaaatgtattcaattaaaattattttatattatacttataaatataataattgaattggtatcaatttttttataaatatacgtttcaaaaaaaaaattataaatataaaaatataaaatcatttcccatggatgcaaatgctagttatttatttaatttggaaTCCACGTGTGTGTTAAGTGGTTAATTGATTGCAGTCGGAATTGTACATTGTCTACAATTCAGTCATTCactaacatatactccctccgtccgcgatatcgtttccacattgtggacggcacgggttttaagaaaagtggtggatagtagtggatatgtagttagtggagtttgggtcccacaattgttgtgagtggaagtttgtggaccctacttctataaatggaagtggaaacgatatcgcggacggaccgaaatggcaaatgtggaaacgatatcgcggacggagggagtagtattttttttcatacaatTGCTAGAATAGCTTATataatgaaataataatatggTCTACATCTTTTGCAATTAAATCTAGAGATGATACATAAAATAAAGTCTTTTTCCTCTTTAACTTGTACGTTAATAAATACtgtcaaagtaaaaaaaaatgttgaaacAAGTTTCAGTTAGAAAGATACAAACACAACAACTAAAACGAGATGAGACGGGTCAAAATTAGGATCCAAAACCCTCCAAACAAACAGTGAATCTTATTTTGGAAATAAACCCTCTAAAAAATGGTTTTGTATTCTAGTAATGCTACTGCCATGGCCAACCCACTTCCAAAGCAAGTTCTTCTGCAGAAATGAGAAAGTTAGTTCACAACAGCTTCAATGCCTCACACTTCCAAAGCAAGTTCTAACACAGCTTCTTCTTTTCCACTGCCTGCACCTCAACTCAACAACCCAAGTTGCAACGGATTCCCGCACTCAACTGCTCTTGTCCTTGCCGCAGCACCTTCACAAATCAAACCTAATCAGCAGACTCCAACACGGCCACACATGTTTCGGTTCAAGGGAGAAAAGTAATATGCAAATAGATACATGGAATGGATAAAAGCAGTCAGAACCATTTAGTAAGCCTTTCAACTATAGTTCTTCATGATGCAATCTACAGTCATTAAGAAGAAACGAAGACTTTACAAATTTACCAATACTTCTCAGAAGACTCTAGGCAATACAAAAAGTacaagactgattcttcgaaACATAAATGGTTAGCGACTTTAGTTTTGGTGGATTCAGATTACATGTTTTGGGTCCCCCGGTCCCCATAATATCTTGTTACTTGGAATCTACTTCAGGAGGTCCAAATCCTCCTAATTCATGCTTTTTAATTGTCAGAGAATGTAAGATTCTGCAGAAAAAAAGACAGATAAATGTATCGGTACTCTCTTTTAGTTTCAGAATGCCGTCTTCCATTCTGGAAACTCAAGATTACAACATGGGGTTCAAGTAtttctactctctctctctctctcccccactCGATTTCCAATTTGGTAAGTTAATATATTTCAACTTGGAAAATGCAAGAATATTTAAAAGAGAAAATGAGGAAAACTCACAAGATGCAACTGTTAAAAGCAAGCAGAATTTAGTCCTGTCCTATATTAAACAGGAAGCAACACAACATAACTAAGGATTTTCTTTACAAAAGAAAAAATCATTATTCTTAACCTAAAGGAGTGAGGCAGCAATAAAGGGAGTCAGACGCCCATAACATCCATCCATCAACCTAAGCTACTGCATAATTCAGACACAGAACTTTAGTTCAAGGTATTGCATCCAAAATCAAGTTGAAAAACAAATTAAGCGATCAAGCATAAGAAATGAAAAAACTTAGAAACGCTAGATCCAAATCAACGATTTGTCATCCAACGTCAGGTATTAAGAACAAATACTTTCCTAACAACTTATGTCAATCCAATAAAAGAAGAATTTCTGAAAGCCACTAAATCATGTCAGAGCAAATATCATTGTCAGctaatttatagataaaaatcTTGATACTTGAATTCCAGTAATTGGTCTTGAAAATTAGACTTTGGAGGTTTATAGCATAAATATCCAAGTTGCATTTTAGTATTTCCTAATATACATAAAACATTAAGCATGAACagatttttcttaaataaacAAGGAAGTACCTCTTGTACAACTT is a window encoding:
- the LOC130996936 gene encoding probable E3 ubiquitin-protein ligase LUL4 isoform X2, producing MGLSWSKRRRHENQQAPPPPLPLPPPPPTFSSSNPPPPPTPPPRAPPPSSCNPATTSYAFAANAPHSAAPYPALLPPPYAPPPPPPYNYSYNFSGYYSRPVHMMGHHNYRPYYVPQISGWGPSAAPLPQLPPLQPAPYVDHQSAKKVKNDVNVHKDTIRLQLDDLSPDCHLVTFTFDALVDGRITIFYFAKEGENCKFSPVYPEIVPVKIPFQKGLGQKFCQPSGTGVDLGFFDTDDLSKPVPEEDIYPLVIIAESCQASTPVDEGSKDEASPHAQITQAVLQKKGDGSFQAKVIKQILAIDGARYELREIFGISDSGEASISNVESGKECIICLTEDKNTAVLPCRHMCLCSDCAKELRVQSNKCPVCRQPIEELLEIKVDEDESDSTVERLQLGEKPKVKQWMMID
- the LOC130996936 gene encoding probable E3 ubiquitin-protein ligase LUL4 isoform X1, encoding MGLSWSKRRRHENQQAPPPPLPLPPPPPTFSSSNPPPPPTPPPRAPPPSSCNPATTSYAFAANAPHSAAPYPALLPPPYAPPPPPPYNYSYNFSGYYSRPVHMMGHHNYRPYYVPQISGWGPSAAPLPQLPPLQPAPYVDHQSAKKVKNDVNVHKDTIRLQLDDLSPDCHLVTFTFDALVDGRITIFYFAKEGENCKFSPVYPEIVPVKIPFQKGLGQKFCQPSGTGVDLGFFDTDDLSKPVPEEDIYPLVIIAESCQASTPVDEGSKDEASPHAQITQAVLQKKGDGSFQAKVIKQILAIDGARYELREIFGISDSGEASISNVESGKECIICLTEDKNTAVLPCRHMCLCSDCAKELRVQSNKCPVCRQPIEELLEIKVDEADESDSTVERLQLGEKPKVKQWMMID
- the LOC130996936 gene encoding probable E3 ubiquitin-protein ligase LUL4 isoform X3, which produces MGLSWSKRRRHENQQAPPPPLPLPPPPPTFSSSNPPPPPTPPPRAPPPSSCNPATTSYAFAANAPHSAAPYPALLPPPYAPPPPPPYNYSYNFSGYYSRPVHMMGHHNYRPYYVPQISGWGPSAAPLPQLPPLQPAPYVDHQSAKKVKNDVNVHKDTIRLQLDDLSPDCHLVTFTFDALVDGRITIFYFAKEGENCKFSPVYPEIVPVKIPFQKGLGQKFCQPSGTGVDLGFFDTDDLSKPVPEEDIYPLVIIAESCQASTPVDEGSKDEASPHAQITQAVLQKKGDGSFQAKVIKQILAIDGARYELREIFGISDSGEASISNVESGKECIICLTEDKNTAVLPCRHMCLCSDCAKELRVQSNKCPVCRQPIEELLEIKVDEVAAETAEIC
- the LOC130996936 gene encoding probable E3 ubiquitin-protein ligase LUL4 isoform X4; its protein translation is MGLSWSKRRRHENQQAPPPPLPLPPPPPTFSSSNPPPPPTPPPRAPPPSSCNPATTSYAFAANAPHSAAPYPALLPPPYAPPPPPPYNYSYNFSGYYSRPVHMMGHHNYRPYYVPQISGWGPSAAPLPQLPPLQPAPYVDHQSAKKVKNDVNVHKDTIRLQLDDLSPDCHLVTFTFDALVDGRITIFYFAKEGENCKFSPVYPEIVPVKIPFQKGLGQKFCQPSGTGVDLGFFDTDDLSKPVPEEDIYPLVIIAESCQASTPVDEGSKDEASPHAQITQAVLQKKGDGSFQAKVIKQILAIDGARYELREIFGISDSGEASISNVESGKECIICLTEDKNTAVLPCRHMCLCSDCAKELRVQSNKCPVCRQPIEELLEIKVDEEG